In Microbacterium paraoxydans, the following are encoded in one genomic region:
- a CDS encoding HNH endonuclease family protein: MNRRTRRASTALAAVAALALGFGAHQLGITSWIDTWTRPQAPAPDPTYDYTALAAVAQELPLIDPTEEIPEYRRATFGERWIDIEGNGCDQRDDLLAVQLQDVVRDGCTVLSGVLDPDPYTGTRIEFEHDRIAAPGAPGSSGVQIDHIVSLSAAHAGGAWAWTEQQRIQFANSFDNIVAVDGNTNAAKNDHGPALWLPSNADYVCTYVARYTEIVDTWHLAVDEADRGALVDTLSTCAAQQASDESGSMS; encoded by the coding sequence ATGAACCGACGCACCCGCCGCGCCAGCACAGCCCTCGCCGCGGTCGCAGCTCTCGCGCTCGGCTTCGGCGCCCACCAGCTGGGCATCACCTCCTGGATCGACACATGGACGCGCCCGCAGGCACCCGCCCCGGACCCGACCTACGACTACACCGCGCTCGCCGCAGTCGCGCAGGAGCTGCCGCTGATCGATCCCACCGAGGAGATTCCCGAGTATCGCCGCGCCACGTTCGGCGAGCGCTGGATCGACATCGAGGGAAACGGCTGCGATCAGCGAGACGATCTCCTCGCCGTCCAGCTGCAGGACGTCGTCCGTGACGGTTGCACGGTGCTCTCCGGCGTGCTCGACCCCGATCCGTACACGGGCACACGCATTGAGTTCGAGCACGACCGGATCGCCGCCCCTGGAGCCCCGGGAAGCTCCGGCGTCCAGATCGACCACATCGTCAGCCTTTCGGCGGCGCACGCCGGGGGCGCGTGGGCGTGGACCGAGCAGCAGCGCATTCAGTTCGCCAACTCGTTCGACAACATCGTCGCCGTCGATGGCAACACGAATGCGGCCAAGAACGACCACGGGCCAGCCCTGTGGCTGCCATCGAACGCCGACTACGTGTGCACCTACGTCGCCCGCTACACGGAGATCGTCGACACCTGGCACCTCGCGGTCGACGAAGCCGACCGCGGTGCGCTCGTGGACACGCTCTCAACCTGCGCTGCCCAGCAAGCCAGCGACGAGAGCGGGAGCATGTCGTGA
- a CDS encoding helix-turn-helix transcriptional regulator translates to MTGRHLTTADVAEKLGVSVVAVYKMRSISNKLRRAGQEGPLLPEPVAIEGNSPLYDEAAIDAFAQERARRAPSQRGRRPRLMPGLARDAAFAERLRAAIADGAGAPEVPTQAALIDLLGLNVVTFGERMRGRTRWTDAELEVIRRTLGVDTTDANEVVDRARAAKRQARAARSHAGS, encoded by the coding sequence ATGACCGGACGGCACCTCACCACGGCGGACGTCGCCGAGAAGCTCGGCGTGTCCGTCGTCGCGGTCTACAAGATGCGCTCCATCAGCAACAAGCTGCGCAGAGCCGGCCAGGAGGGTCCTCTGCTCCCCGAGCCGGTTGCCATAGAAGGCAACTCCCCGCTCTACGACGAGGCCGCGATCGACGCATTCGCGCAGGAGCGCGCGCGCAGGGCGCCCTCGCAGCGCGGCCGCCGGCCGCGACTGATGCCGGGACTGGCGCGCGATGCGGCTTTCGCGGAGCGGTTGCGGGCGGCGATCGCGGACGGGGCGGGGGCGCCCGAGGTTCCCACGCAGGCGGCTCTGATCGACCTGCTCGGCTTGAACGTCGTCACGTTCGGTGAGCGGATGCGAGGGCGCACCCGCTGGACCGACGCCGAGCTCGAGGTGATCAGGCGCACCCTCGGTGTCGACACGACGGATGCGAACGAGGTCGTAGACCGCGCTCGCGCGGCCAAGCGTCAGGCGCGCGCGGCGAGATCCCACGCGGGTTCGTAG